In the genome of Lathyrus oleraceus cultivar Zhongwan6 chromosome 4, CAAS_Psat_ZW6_1.0, whole genome shotgun sequence, the window ACAGAATTTTTCCTAACAAACTTCTAATCTCACTCTCCATCACTCTATAAAATTCACGAATCTTCACCTCTCTCAAATCCCCTTCcagattcttcttcttcttcttccctcccTCCAAACTCTAACAAACTTTTCCAATCTACATTTCTTACAACCTCCATAACCGTAATCTCCACCTTCGCCAAACCCTCAACCGCTTCAATCCACCACAACACCGAACCTCACTCCATCATCCGTTATCAATAACCACGAGGCAACGCAAATTCAACAAGTCGAAGAGAGGATCCAACACATCAGAAATTTGATTCATCGATCACTCACGATAAAAGACGAGACCAACAGAAGATCAATCATAGTGAATTTGCAGACGCAACGCATGCAAGAATTCACAAATTAAACTCAAACAGAGGGAGAGTAAGGAGAGGAAATTGGAAATCAGTTAGGAAATTTGATACGTGTTCGATCTGGTAGGTCCTCTGATTCGTCTTCGATACCATTTTTCCTTTCGTTCGCGCATACAATAACAAAACGAGTTGAATATGGCAATGCGAACCTTCGAATCCTCGATCTGATGAACGGAAGAACACGAACCATATTCGATTGCATAACGTCATGAACCTTCAGATCTTTGAACCGTCGCGGATGATGAACGCGGAAACTGAAAGACGTGTGCATCATCGGAGTCATCTTCTTCTTCCTAGGGCCGCGACGGCGATGCGAGCACGGCGTATGATGGAGAACACGACGGTGATGTGGGACGATGAGTTTGGCTTTTGGTCCATTTTCTTTTGTTGTATCCTCTTTTCTTTCAGTACGTGCGTCCCCTGTTTCAGCTTGTTGAAGATCCGGTTTGGGCCCTAGACCCAAGCGGATTTCCCCGTTCACACTCCCTCAATGCTACTGCACCCCATCCGATGGGGCTCCGCTATCCCTTGTTGAGCCCATTCTCAATTTCTTTGGGCTTATTTCTTTATTTTTGGTTACTAGTTGATTAAGTTTAGTTAATGTAAGTTAATTAGCTTAATCAGACGATTAGGTATTGATTAGGATTAATTAGGAAAATTAGGATTAGTGTTATTAGAAGCTAATTAAAAATTTTAGAAATATTAAGAAATACTATTAGAATTAAATAATTTTAGGATTAGTCTAAATAGATTTTTAGAAATTAATTAGCAATATTAAATTTAGATTTTCAATTAGAAACATTATAAATAATTAGGAATTTAGGTTTATTAAATTTTTAGATTTAGGTTAATTAGATGAATTTTAGGATATATTAGAAATTTTAGAAATGTTAAAATGAGTTTaggatttaattgattttaattaagATTTTGCAAAAGTAGAAATTTGGTTCAATATTAATCCATAAATGGTAAAATGACGATTGTACCCCTAGTGTTAGAAATAAGATAATTTTGCATGCTTTCTAGTTTAGGACACAATCGcacacacatggctttctcttggaCTACCTGACAATGAAACCCTTTATTTCCTGCAatcccttgtactttacatgtaccccccTCCCCTTTCCGATGTACGCATTTACTTACTTTCTTTTATTGCTTGTTAGCtactccttaggcattaggaacgTTCACCATTTCGCAACcaataatcaaacccttgatccaacatcaattggtccttttcttaaataaaaaacaataaacaaacccttgatccaacgtcaaacagtcattttccaaatcaaatccaaaaacacaataaatggtgattaggatcgtacgtcacgagccttaagcgataaagaagggatgagactggagctttcctacactcattctgaatgcttTGAACACAAGATGTTTGGCTTGACCGtttgaggtattcacctttatccatagtctttagtgcaatccgaaatcaataacgttttctcaaaacctaaaaacaattcaacgcattcaaaccttttgtttgagccttagggcgacacCATTCGAAAAtccttcttcaaggtaataaaatcaacaaaacaaacacaaacaatttcaaaaccacgaactacgaaggctctgatttctcacttcaacaagtgggcatacgtaggcacgaggatccattccttggcgagcacactaaatTAAAATCTATCTCCACTCCGCAAACCTTTGGCACTTGTATCGAAtcatttattaataataaaaggctttttctttattatgtttgtttaataaagtctattggtgtaagccctagaggccaatacttttggtacttgtatcgaatcatttattaataataaaaggctttttctttattatgtttgtttaataaagtctctagaatagctagtccgtttaatgtatcaagtatgacttaatcatgagatcacattaaacataaggacattattcttaaagtatccgtagtcaagctttattataaagggggataacattaaagcatgaagactattatgtttatagactgatgatcacatctcatggatcatggataaggagttatcaagtcttaaacttaggtatgaatattaagagtaatatttatactggattgacccgctatgagaatactatatagaatgttatgcaaagtgtcataagttattctcatggtgataatggtgtataccacccttcgacctgaaaccactgttggccctagatgtagagtcgagtgccttattgctgatcaaacgttgtccgtaactagatgaccataaagacagttgatgggtactccacgaagcatgctaagggacatgagtgacctagatggaatttgcccatcctgcgtaacaggataaatgtctatgggcccaatattgaaatgtacaaggatgacacggtctatgccttgtgttcaatatagacataagggcaaaagggtaattatacacataagtattatcataaaaggatttgtcagatcacatgacattttcgtgtcttggataacagtgatgtgttgctagataccactcactgtttcttatgttaaatgtgtgatataatataattgccaatgccgcgaaaacctacagagtcacacacaaaggacggattaatgaaagatagagtaactaagaaacaccgtaaggtacggtgcacttaagtgaattgtagaacatcgtaaggtacagtgtacttaagtagaatacgaaatatggtaaggtaccacgcgcttaagtgatattgacatattataagatatgggccacatacacctgagtgggctttttagcttgcagcccacacaagtggttctataaatagaacccttgtgtagaagcatttgtggagttgcaatttcgtttctctctctctcacttaaagccttcattcgtagcagctagcactgagattgaaggaatccgttcgtgtggactgagtagaggcgttgtcatcgttcaacgtccgtgatcgctccgtagatctgcaccaaaggttacaatcaccacaagaggtaatgattctatcactgatcatgaccattcgtaaggatcattaaaggagaaattttaaattccgctgcgttttggatcgcacttctccttcagtggtatcagagccacttacaaaaccatgcatctgatagctgtttattttctgtattttctgtattaatacgattaaaagacagaatgaatcaaagaataaacgagtaattaaattgaaatcgatcaagttatatatatgatataagtagtcctgatgcaaaatacgatatatatgatatactgtttctgtttcgttcattcaaacacttaatggttgttttcctttgagtgatcaatggtcgtttgcttcttgatccgacattagtatggtgaagcaatgacgtattgatcaatcatactgaatcaacaatcgagatatgtttgacggtctgaaattggtacattagggttaatgacggcacaagggttatgttgtcaaagagttatgcattagggttaatgacgacacaagggttgtgttgtcaaagagttatgcattagggttaatgacggcacaagggttgtgttgtcaaagagttatgcgattagggttgtgactgcgcaagagttgtgctttaaagtatcaagtgttgatgcgaaaaacgacgtcgatttcaaatgaattgttcattaaaatttttgGCCAGGGGCGCTGCCCGGGCAGCGGACCCCCCGCTAACTCTGCGTAGcgtgatcggtcgccgaaatttaatttggttttaattaattaaaagaattaaaattaatacaaataatgtgtttattattattgtcttgtggtgatcggttatggccttagttttcctttattttgttttgggttttaaaatacgacctgcgtgtcgtgcctctcttttaatctcttaatgtaacttcttttctcatctcactccctcgtatgtaaaacgagtttctttatgtaatgtaatgttatgaagaaagagaagaattcaataccaaaggaggacaaccttgaagatcttgcttggagaagcttagatcgttattaggttagcttaggttctctcattggcttgggagaacaattgctctaggggccataactgtttcattatgaatgtatgttgatgcatgtgaatgtatgtcgatgcatgtgagagacgatttatacgataaataagccggtgagatcagaataattgcaaattcccttaaattaaatattaagtttatactttccaagttttaacactcatcaagactagtatcggataatgtaggtttcgcctacgcgaggtgcatgttctatatcagtaaggtgcgatgggataattgtaatatccaattgttaaaacaatgggtcaaacttaactaaacaaattataataagattatatatgtttagaagcaagagttggaaatgatccatgtgatggattggaataaggagttattcacccaactaaaatattcgagagttatattagatacaattggaaggagttcctacctaaataacctagttttgtgtaatccgcctacgcggacttaaaacaaagtgaaatatggatctcgatccactagaaaatcttccaacgggattttccgaatcaaatggtgagggtcatttgttttgagtaaaatagtgggagcatatttaattaaaggcctaattaaatatgtaattgatacttatattttcattattttcatgtagattaccatgacaacaaacacctctaacaacattttgcgatcaatccttggcaaggaaaaattgtctgggacaaattttctggattggcaccgaaatctgaggattgtcctcaaacatgatagaaagctatatgtcttagagaaacctgttcctgaagaggaacctcctagttctgcacctaaggcagaaagagatgcttataagaagcatgtcgatgatgccaatgaaactgcttgtctaatgctagctaccatgaactcagagttgcaaaagcaacatgagaacatggtagcgttcgatatgattgaacacctgaagatgctctatcaagagcaagcaaggcatgaaagatttgaagtttcaaaagccctttttcaaggcaagttagctgaaggagcccttgtaggtccccatgtgctcaagatgattgggtatgtggaaaaccttgagaggttgggttttcccctcggaaaggaacttgcgactgatttgatcttgcaatcgttgccagatagattcattcaatttgtcctaaattttaatatgaatgatatggacaaatctcttcctgaactgctagccatgttaagaactgctgagcagaatctgaagtcaaaagggaagtccattttgatgatcggaaatggaaagagatagaacaaaaggcccaccaagcagggtgataaagggaaaggcaaggaagtttccaaacccaaacgcattgttgctgctttgaagcctagtggaggcatagcaaaagaaggcacctgcttccattgcggtaagaccggacactggaaaagaaactgcccaaagtacctggaagataagaagaatggagtagagacttcaacttcaggtatttttgttattgaaattaatttatctacttctgcatcatgggtattagatactggatgcggttctcacatttgtaccaatgtgcagggactaaaaaggagtagagatttggcaaaaggtgaagttgacctacgagttggcaatggagcaaaggttgttgctttagccgtaggaacttatgtattgactttacctagtggtttaataattcagttagagatctgttattatgtacctgcaattagcaggaatattatttccgtttcttgtttggacaagtttggtttttcatttataataaagaacaattgttgctcaatttatttgaatgatatattctatgctactgcacaaatgaacaatggaatatatgttcttgatcttgaaatgcctatttataacattaatactaaaaggatgaaacctaatgagttaaatccaacttacctttggcattgtcgattaggccacataaatgagaaacgcatttccaaactccataaagatagactcttggactcttttgattatgaatcatatgagacatgcagatcttgtttaattggaaagatgacaaagtctccattcacaggaaaaggtgaaagagctaatgatcttttggccctcatacatactgatgtatgtggaccactgaacataccagccagaggaggttttcagtacttcatcatatttactgatgatttcagtagatatggttatgtgtatttaatgaaacacaaatcagagtcctttgaaaagttcaaggaattcaagaatgaagtacaaaaccaactaggtaagaatattaaaactcttcgatcatatcgaggtggtgagtatttaagcctagagtttgatgaccatctgaaagagtgtgggatcctatcccaacttactcttcctggaacaccctaatgaaatggtgtatctgagagaagaaatcgaaccctgttagacatggtctgatccatgatgagtcacgccgatcttccaaactccttttggggacatgcactattgacagcagcttacacacttaaccgtattccatccaaaaaggttgagaagacaccatatgagatatggagtggtaagaaaccatatatgtcttacagaagatttggggttgcgaagtttatgtgaaacgaaaaatttcaactaagcttgagcccaaatctgacaaatgcttatttgtggggtatcctaaagaaacaagagggtattacttctacaatccttctgagggcaaagtgtttgtcgcttgaattggagttttcctagaaaaggattttatttccaaaggaatcattgggaggaaagtagagcttgaagaaattcaagaatcacaaagcatcgacacacctatggaggaattagagcaggaaacacaagtagttgtggaagagaaacttgctcaagtagaacaagaccagcgtaggtcaagcatgatacgtcacatacctgagagatatggatatctcataactgatcaaggtgatgtattactcatggatcaagatgagcctgtgacctaccaagaggccataactggtcccgagtctgagaagtggctagaagccatgaaatctgaaatgaattccatgtacacaaaccaagtttggaccttggtagagcctcctgtaggagttagccctataggatgcaagtggttcttcaaaaagaagactgacatggatggtaaggtacatacctataaggcaagactggttgcaaaaggatataaacaaattcatggggttgactatgatgaaaccttttcaccagttgcaatgcttaaatctgttcggattttacttgctatcgctgcatatcatgattatgaaatatggcaaatggatgtcaaaactactttccttaatgggaatcttcttgaggatgtgtatatgacacaacctgaaggatttgacataccataagaatcccaaaagatatgtaagttacaaagatcaatctatggattgaagcaagcttccagaagctggaatcttcgttttgatgaaacggtaaaacaatatggattaatcaagaaggaagatgagccttgtgtctacaagaaggttagtgggagcatgatcgttttcctggtattatatgtagatgacatattactcattggaaacgatgtccctaccctgcaacaagtaaagtcttggttggggaaatgcttttctatgaaggacctaggtgaagcagcctatatattaggaattagaatctatagagatagatcacaaaaacttcttggcctaagtcagagtacatacatagacaaagtgctgagacgctttaatatgcatgattccaagaaaggattcacAACTATGCAACATGGCacgtgtctatcaaaaacacaatccccttcaactaaggaagaaagggatcacatgaataagattccatatgcatctgcaataggatctatcatgtatgccatgttatgtactcgaccagatgtctcgtatgctttaagtgcaacgagtaggtaccaatcagatcctggtgatgctcattgggtggctgtcaagaatatccttaagtatttgagaaggactaaggactcattcttgatatatggaggtcaggaagagttggctgtaattggatacactgatgctagcttccagacagataatgatgactttagatcgcaatctggttatgtgttttgcttaaacggtggcgttgtgagctggaaaagttcaaagcaagatacagttgctgattctacaaccgaggccgggtatattgttgcctcaagtgcagcaaagaaagctgtttggatcaaaaagttcattagtgaacttggcatagttcctagcattgtggatcccattggtctctattgtgataacaatgatgctatcgcacaagctaaggagcctagatctcaccaacgatccaaacacatacttaggcgttatcacctcatttgagagataatagatagaggagatgggaaaatatgcagagtacctacacttgacaatattgctgacccactgacaaagcctcttgcgcagcagaagcatgatggccatactagatctatgggcattagggatatgcctgattggctatagtgctagtgggagattgttggtgtaagccctagaggccgatacttttggtacttgtatcgaatcatttattaataataaaaggctttttctttattatgtttgtttaataaagtccctagaatagctagtccgtttaatgtatcaagtatgacttaatcatgagatcgcattaaacataaggacactattcttaaagtatccatagtcgagctttattataaagtgggataacattaaagcatgaagactattatgtttatagactgatgatcacatctcatggatcatggataaggagttatcaagtcttaaagATAGGTATGAgtattaagagtaatatttatactggattgacccgctatgagaatactatatagaatgttatgcaaagtgtcataagttattctcatggtgataatggtgtataccacccttcgacctgaaaccactgtggaccctagatgtagaatcgagtgccttattgttgatcaaacgttgtccgtaactggatgaccataaagacagttgatgggtactccacgaagcatgctaagggacatgagtgacctagatggaatttgcccatcttgcgtaacaggataaatgtctatgggcccaatattgaaatgtacaaggatgacacggtctatgccttgtgttcaatatagacataagggcaaaaggataattatacacataagtattatcatagaaggatttgtcagatcacatgacattttcgtatcttgggtagcagtgatgtgttgctagataccgctcactgtttattatgttaaatgcgtgatttaatataatttccaatgccgcgaaaacctacagggtcacacacaaaggacggattgatgagagatagagtaactaaggaacaccgtaaggtacggtgaacttaagtgaattgtagaacatcgtaaggtacggtgtacttaagtagaatacgaaatatggtaaggtaccacgcgcttaagtgatattgacatattataagatatgggccacatacacttgagtgagctttttagcttgcagcccacacaagtggttctataaatagaacccttgtgtagaagcatttgtggagttgcaatttcgtttctctctctctcactcaaagccttcattcgtagcagctagcactgagattgaagaaatccgttcgtgtggactgagtagaggcgttgtcatcgttcaacgttcgtgatcgctccgtagatctgcaccaaaggttacaatcgccacaagagataacgattctatcactgatcatgaccattcgtaaggatcattaaaggagaaagcgcaaacatcctagatggttcccatgaagtaccatggatgtgaggggtgctaatatcttccccttgcataaccgacttccgaacctgttcgtggttgcgatgaccaGTCTTTGGGGATTTTttcgatattttccctttcttttggaataaataaaaatcgatggtgactctgtatttttcgcgtagcgacacCAAGCCATTCACGTTGAAAACTTTCGTGAAGCTAAGGAATATGCTTGGAGTCACAAATCAAGTTTAAGGGGGAatgttgaaatattaaacttgatttggGGCTAACCTTATTATTTGAATTTTGGACTTACTTAATTTTGGTAATATTTCTAAAAAACTCTTGTAATGTTTGGAGTGTCTAGATGTTTCTTAAGGttgtaatattttctagaatactctttgaatatttaaagttgagaactctctagaattagtgtgtctAGAGTTCTCCTTAGACTATTATAAATAGATATGTAATCTTACACATTTGTATTCAAAACTCTGTATTCAAAAAGTCTTTATTTCCAACAAATAGTCGGTAAGTGttgtgatttttttttataaGTAAATTATTCGTAAAAGAATTGCTAGTGTCCATCTTTAAGGAGTAGTATGTGTTATGTATTTTGAATCTAAACTGTTTAGCACTGTTGTGAGAGGCAACTAAGTGCATAAGATTCCCTTTAACAGTTTGCATAGAGAAACAAAGTAAATAGTTGATTGTTGCACTTGGTTTAATGTTCTGTGACATTTGTCCATTAAAATGTCACATAAATATTTGTTTGCATACAGAAACGTTTTTTTAGTCACATAAAAAGTCTAAttgcaaaaaaataaaaaattgtcCGTCTTTGTCACACCACTAGTCCTTCATTAGTCTTGCAGTTAATTCCTTTCGCAGAATTTTGCCGGAGACTGCTTTAGGAATAGCTTCGGTGAAGtaaactttatttattctctTGTAAAATACAACCTGCCAAACATACAATAACACAATAAATAACACTCAAAACAAGAATTATAAATGGATAGTGATAATGAAAGTAAAACCTGTTGGGATATATATTGCTTGATTTCATCCTCACTGATCTTTGAACCACTTGATCTAACAACAAATGCAACTGGGACTTCTCCAGCATCTTCATCTTTCAATCTGAGGGAAAACAACACGATTAAttaataatagaataataaatAAATTTGTTAATGAAGAATATATATTTTTCCTTTGTAATTACTTACGGTACAACAGCAGCTTCAGAAATATCTGGGTGAGCAATCAACAATTCTTCAAGTTCAGCAGGAGCAACTTGATATCCTTTGTATTTAATCAATTCCTTTAATCGATCAACAATGaaaagttcatcatcatcatccatTAATCCAATGTCACCTGTGTGTAGCCATCCATCTTTGTCTATAATTTTCTTTGTAGCCTCAGGATCATTTAGGTATCCTAATCACAAATAACAAATGATAATGATTTTAAAGTCTACAATATAATTTTAACAGAGACTCTATGGATTTAGTTTTAATACAGCACCTTTCATAACTTTTGTGCCTCTAATGCAAATTTCACCCGCTTTGTTTCTTGGTAGAGAAGCACCGGTTTCTATGTCGACTATTTTCATCTCGGCGTTTCTCACCACCGTGCCGCATGCACCGGGTTTTGCCTTAAACGGTTCCTTTGCAAATGCTAAGCTAACAGAAAGTGGTCCTGCCTCCGTCATTCCATATCCCTGTAAAATAGAAATTCAATAGAAATTCAATTATTAAGACTAGTTATAAGCCCTATTCTCTTAATATATAATTATCCCTTCGCTATTTGTTATTCTAAAACTAACAAAAACATAATAATATCAATTATAAACATGGCCTCGAACCTGTCCAAGCACAGTTTGTGGCATCCTATCCTTGACAGCTTGTTCAAGTTCCATTCTCATGGGTGCAGCACCCGTTATCATCACTCTAATAGACGACAAGTCGTATCGATGTAACTCTCCACTCTTTACCAACGCTAAAACAATAGGTGGCACAAAAGACACTATCGTCACTTTATACTTATCAATCGACTCTAAAACCGTTTTAATCTCAAATTTCTCCAAAATCAATACCGCAGCACCAGAACGAATTCCACACAGTAAAATCGAATTGAGCGCATAGATATGAAACATAGGTAGAACACAGAGTAACACATCCTCTTCGTTAGTGTATTGGTGAGGATTTTCACCGTCAACTAACTCTGATATTGTTGTAACTAAATTCTCATGGGTTAACATAAC includes:
- the LOC127074017 gene encoding 4-coumarate--CoA ligase CCL1: MSPSPQKEQEFIFRSKLPDIVIPTHLPLHSYCFQNLSQFHNRPCLINGHTGETFTYSDVHLNVRKIASGLNSIGIHQGDVIMLVLRNSFQFALTFLGASYRGAVITTANPFYTSSELSKQATATKTKLIVTQSLYVSKIKELAKMNNIKIVCTDDSPSSLEENVVDFSVLTNADENEAPEVKINANDVVALPFSSGTSGLPKGVMLTHENLVTTISELVDGENPHQYTNEEDVLLCVLPMFHIYALNSILLCGIRSGAAVLILEKFEIKTVLESIDKYKVTIVSFVPPIVLALVKSGELHRYDLSSIRVMITGAAPMRMELEQAVKDRMPQTVLGQGYGMTEAGPLSVSLAFAKEPFKAKPGACGTVVRNAEMKIVDIETGASLPRNKAGEICIRGTKVMKGYLNDPEATKKIIDKDGWLHTGDIGLMDDDDELFIVDRLKELIKYKGYQVAPAELEELLIAHPDISEAAVVPLKDEDAGEVPVAFVVRSSGSKISEDEIKQYISQQVVFYKRINKVYFTEAIPKAVSGKILRKELTARLMKD